One Miscanthus floridulus cultivar M001 chromosome 11, ASM1932011v1, whole genome shotgun sequence DNA window includes the following coding sequences:
- the LOC136490810 gene encoding MA3 DOMAIN-CONTAINING TRANSLATION REGULATORY FACTOR 1-like gives MAAEEGAMSPTRMLAEGHLRVATGGGAPADGGIAVRHLPHHHSTKKDGVGGKTEQDNHEGVDSLPSQELKKLANGNSKIPGTLDDYRKLVVPIIEEYFSTGDVEFAASELRGLGSDQFHYYFVKKLISMAMDRHDKEKEMASILLSSLYADLLSSYTISEGYMMLLESTEDLTIDIPDATDVLAVFIARAIVDEILPPVFLTRARALLPEFSKGIQVLQVVEKSYLSAPHHAELVERKWGGSTHFTVEEAKRRIQNILREYIESGDIDEAFRCIRELSLPFFHHEVVKRALTFGMENISSQPLILKLLKEAAAGCLISPNQISKGFSRLAEGVDDLSLDIPSAKALFDKLVLTAISEGWLDASFGKSAAPDEEMQNTSSVKVKRFKEESGHIIHEYFLSDDVPELIRSLEELSAPEFNPIFLKKLVTLAMDRKSREKEMASVLLSSLRLELFSTEDIMKGFVMLLQSAEDTALDIVDAPSELALFLARAVIDEVLIPLNLDEISIKLRPNSSGSQTVQMARALLSARHSGERILRCWGGGTGWAVEDAKDKITKLLEEYNTGGDLGEACRCIRDLGMPFFNHEVVKKALVMAMEKQNDTSILGLLQECFGEGLITINQMTKGFARVKEGLDDLILDIPNAQEKFGEYVELATERGWLLPTFASIP, from the exons ATGGCGGCGGAGGAGGGGGCGATGTCGCCGACGAGGATGCTTGCGGAGGGGCACCTGCGGGTGGCCACCGGCGGGGGCGCGCCGGCGGACGGCGGGATCGCCGTCAGACACCTCCCGCACCATCACTCCACTAAGAAAG ATGGTGTTGGTGGGAAAACTGAACAAGACAATCATGAAGGTGTTGATTCTTTACCATCTCAAGAGTTGAAAAAACTAGCTAATGGGAATAGCAAG ATTCCTGGTACATTAGACGACTATAGAAAGCTTGTAGTTCCAATAATTGAGGAGTATTTTAGTACAGGAGATGTGGAATTTGCAGCTTCTGAGCTAAGGGGTCTTGGATCTGATCAGTTTCATTATTACTTTGTGAAGAAGCTCATATCTATGGCAATGGATCGCCATgacaaagaaaaagaaatggcaTCAATTCTGTTATCTTCTTTGTATGCTGATCTACTGAGCTCCTACACAATCAGTGAAGGTTATATGATGCTTCTGGAGTCTACAGAAGATCTGACTATTGATATACCAGATGCTACTGATGTCTTGGCAGTTTTTATTGCACGGGCTATTGTTGATGAAATTTTACCTCCTGTTTTCCTCACTCGAGCTAGAGCACTACTTCCAGAATTTTCCAAGGGCATCCAAGTTCTGCAGGTTGTTGAAAAGAGCTATTTGTCAGCTCCCCACCATGCAGAGTTGGTCGAACGCAAATGGGGTGGAAGCACACACTTTACTGTAGAAGAAGCAAAAAGGAGGATTCAGAATATTCTCAGAGAGTATATTGAGAGTGGAGACATAGACGAAGCCTTTAGGTGTATAAGAGAGCTTAGCCTTCCGTTTTTCCATCATGAGGTTGTGAAGCGTGCTCTCACCTTTGGTATGGAGAACATATCCTCGCAGCCATTAATCCTTAAGTTATTGAAGGAGGCAGCTGCAGGTTGCTTGATCAGTCCTAATCAAATCTCAAAGGGTTTTTCTCGACTAGCTGAGGGTGTTGATGACCTGAGTCTTGATATTCCTTCTGCTAAAGCTCTTTTTGACAAGCTGGTTTTAACAGCTATATCTGAAGGATGGCTTGATGCTTCTTTTGGTAAATCTGCTGCCCCTGACGAAGAGATGCAAAATACAAGTTCTGTAAAGGTGAAGCGTTTTAAAGAAGAATCTGGCCACATAATTCATGAGTATTTTCTCTCAGACGATGTCCCAGAACTTATTCGAAGCCTTGAAGAGCTCTCTGCTCCAGAATTCAATCCCATTTTCCTCAAGAAGCTTGTCACACTTGCTATGGACAGAAAGAGTAGAGAGAAGGAGATGGCCTCTGTACTCCTTTCTTCACTGAGATTAGAATTGTTTTCGACTGAAGACATCATGAAGGGGTTTGTAATGCTCTTGCAGTCAGCCGAAGACACTGCCCTTGACATTGTGGATGCTCCAAGTGAACTTGCCCTCTTCCTAGCTAGGGCAGTGATTGATGAAGTATTAATTCCACTGAATTTGGATGAAATCAGCATTAAGCTTCGCCCGAACAGCAGTGGTAGCCAAACTGTCCAGATGGCCCGTGCCCTACTGTCAGCTCGCCACTCTGGTGAGCGGATACTGCGGTGCTGGGGTGGTGGCACTGGATGGGCTGTGGAAGATGCCAAGGACAAGATCACTAAGCTCTTGGAGGAATACAACACGGGTGGTGACCTGGGAGAAGCCTGCAGATGCATCCGTGATCTTGGGATGCCCTTCTTCAACCATGAGGTGGTAAAGAAGGCACTAGTCATGGCGATGGAGAAGCAGAATGACACCAGCATCTTGGGCCTACTGCAGGAGTGTTTCGGCGAGGGGCTGATAACCATCAACCAGATGACTAAAGGTTTTGCTCGTGTCAAGGAAGGCCTTGATGATCTGATCCTCGACATCCCGAATGCCCAGGAGAAGTTTGGAGAGTATGTGGAGCTCGCAACAGAGCGCGGCTGGCTGCTGCCGACCTTCGCCTCCATTCCCTGA
- the LOC136494185 gene encoding uncharacterized protein, with translation MAMVASTSFAYHKPRFAVVCRKNKDGRDREREREGKEQKHPYKVVEITPPPRCLGVRCFPTNIHCGESVTIEGQAYTVSAVTHRYQLRKGRYEPSEKRLDVLSTGRYILNLYLQNLLDQS, from the exons atggccatggtcgcGTCCACCTCCTTCGCGTACCACAAG CCGCGTTTCGCGGTGGTATGCAGGAAGAACAAGGACGGCCGGGAcagggagcgggagcgggagggCAAGGAGCAGAAGCACCCCTACAAGGTCGTCGAGatcacgccgccgccgcggtgcCTCGGTGTCCGCTGCTTCCCCACC AACATCCACTGCGGCGAGAGCGTGACGATCGAAGGGCAGGCGTACACGGTGTCGGCGGTGACGCATCGGTACCAGCTGCGCAAGGGGCGGTACGAGCCGAGCGAGAAGCGCCTCGACGTCCTCTCCACCGGCAGATACATCCTCAACCTCTACCTCCAAAACCTGCTCGACCAGTCCTAG